ACGGGATACGGATACGTTGGACTGAGCGGGACACCGCTATCGATTTGCTCGAGTAGCATTTGTGCCCGCGCTACCTCGTAGCGATTGTCGGACTTTGAATTCAACTCGATTTCCACTCGCGTTGGCAGCGTATCCAACGCCAGATCGATCTCTGCGTACTTCGTCTGCAATGGTCCCTCGACGGGGTGCATTCGCGATGTCATCAAGACTGAATCCACGGCGGTTGCTAATCGCTGGCCGTAATGCTGTGCCAACGTTACGGTCCGCCGCGGCAGTGGATTTTGGTCTGCGCCGCAACCCGCAAAGAAAAGTGCGACGCAGCCGGGATGTTTGTTCTCCAGTTCAATTTGAGCGTATCCAGGATAGTCACCCGACCATTGATAGCCGCTCAGGGTCGTTGCGTGGCATGCGTATCCGAACAGGACGGCGGTCAGGTTTTCGTCAGCGTCGTGAACGGCGAGCACGGGAACGTCGTGGTCGCTGGGACCTCGCAGTTTGCCTTCGCTTCGCAATTGGGGAACTGTCGCCGACGGGTTTTCGCGGCGGTTGACCGCAAACGTTGCCGTGCCGCTGCCCCACGTCAAATGACTCGGTGCAAGTTTGCCGATCGCATCGCCCACCACGGCAACGACCTGCTGCCGAAACGTTGCGCCCCAACGATCGACGGCTTGTTGCTGGGATTCCGTGAACAACAGGTAGTGCAGCGGCGCAAGATTTTGCCCGACAACGGGACCACTGTGGGTGTGCGATGTGCAAATCACAATCTGCTCGCGTTGCAAGCCGTAATGCTCTTTCAACGCGTCACAGATGGTCCGCGATAGTGTTCGATCGATACCGACGAGATCCAGCGTTAGCACCACGCCTCGAATTCCGGCATGGTCCTCCATCACGAGTGCTTTCGCCCATAGCTCGGTCAGCTTGCCGTCGGCCGGTTGAGTGCGCGAGGCATAACCGGCCATCCACATCGGTTCCTCCGGCGTGATCGCGACCTTTGCCGCACCCGCCTTCCAAGTGGATTCCGCACCTTGTGCCACTGCCGTCAACAACAGGATTATCGTCGTGGCAATCAATCGACTTCGGCTCATGGGTGCATTCCAACTAGGATCGACTTGTTCGGCATCGCAAAAAAACTGACAAGTTGCCGCAGCTCGTGGCTACAGCGACTCACTTTCGCTCGATCAGCTTCTTCATGTCGTCGGTGATGGGCATGACTTCGAAATCTTTGAAGAACATTTCGCAGTCGGTGCCCCCGTGCATTTGCAGACCCAGCTTGCCGGTCTTCTCACTCGCTTCGTCGATGATATCCGACGTGCAGAATCCGTTGAGCGTTTGGACCAGTCGGTCGCCATACGCGGCGGTACAGGTCGTGTTCCACTGGTCGTCCTTGTTGCGGACCTTTTCGACGAGTTCGTCGTTGGTAACGACCCAGCCGCGGCCGGGGATCTTTTTGCCATCGACAATGCCGGCGGTGTGCCAAAGCGCCGAGTCCTTGCCATTGTTGGCGATTTCGTTTTGGAATCCGCGTAGCACCCAGGGGGCGCTGGTTTCCTCGGCGCGGAAATACAACGCGCTGTTGCCACCGTGCATCCGATAGGTGACGCGAGCGATGAAGTCGTCGTAGTTCTTGTTCGAAATCACTAACCCGTCCTTGCCTTGGCTCTTGGAGTGGACGCCGTGCAGAACGCCCTCGTCGGTGAACGACCATTCTTCGGGCAGAACGAACTTGGCATCGGCAAGTTTGTAGTTGCCGTCGTCGTCCTTGACAAAGAATGACTCCCACTTGCTCTCGCCAAGATCCTTGACGCGAATGTTCTTCCAAGCGACGGAGCCCGATTTTCCAGAGTGGATCTGCAGTCCGATAAAGCCCTTCATCGTGAAGCTGTCGAACATATCGACAACCAAATTGCCGTTCAGCCAAGTCTTGATGGACGGTCCGACGCACTGAATTTCTAGCTCGTTCCACTCACCTTCTTTGCAGCTTGCTCGGGCTGCATCAAGTCGATCCTGCGGGGTGTGGGCATCGAGCCAAATGATGCCAAACTTGTGGCCGCGACGTCCTTCGTCATAGATGCGGCCGGTCGCGTCGCCGCCGGGACGGATTTCGTACTGATAACCGTACACTCGCTCGCCGTCGCCTTGCTGACGGGCGGCGGAGCGGAACTGGACGCCGGAGTTCCCCGATTCGATGAATTTGTACTGCAGCTTCAGAATGAAGTTGCCAAATTCCTTTTCCGAACACAAGAAAGTATTGCCAGGGGTATTCGGGATGCATTTCCCAACGATCGTGCCATCTTCGACTTCGTATTCCGCGGAGCCGCCACGTTTGACCCAGCCGGCCAAGTCGTTGCCGTTAAACAGCGAGGTAAATCCATCCTCGACGTCCGCCGCCGACGCCGTCAAACCGCAGGGTGTCAAAAACGCGATCATCATCGCAGCTGCAAAAAGTTTTCTCATCGTTGTTTCTCTCGGAAGGGGGGGGATTGTGGGTGGGAATGCGTCAGGCGATCCATGTTTAGGATCGCCAGAGCAAGTCGCATGCATGGTGACGCATTTAGTTGTAACAGAAATCGTCAACGGCTTGTTGATCTAGTCGTACGATGGACTTCCTAGTCCGTCGAATACACCATTGACGGACTAGGAAGTCCATCATACGCCCTTTGCCGCAGGAAACTTCACTAAATTAACAAGCCGTCAACGACTTTCGTTTTGCGGGATGACCGAAACGACCTCTGCATTACAGTCGACGTCTCCCGCGATTCATCGTGCTGACCGCGGAGCGATCAGCGACTATTGTATCGGACGATCCTTACTTTAGCAGCCACTCGCTTGCCGCGGCTTGCTGTTGTGCTGCCTCGCCGGTGAAAGTCACCAGGGCATTGGTCTCAGAGGCCGCGTGATACGCTGTGCTGATCAACTCAGGCTGTGAGCCTTCGCCAGCGAGCCACAGCGGGCGTGGAGCGTGCAGTGCGATCAGACCGGGTAGATCGAGATACTTTGCTCCACCCGGCAAGAACATCGGGTCGCGATAATCCAAGACTTGGCCAAAACGAAACCCTTGTGTATCGATCGCGATGCGGTCGACGGCATCTCCGGCAATCCCGCCCGCCACCGCAGCGATGGGACCGCTGTCGCGCCACCCGGCAATCGCAACGGTCTTTAGATCTCGATTCGGACAGGGGCCGGAGTTCGCGTGACGAAGAAAACGGACGAGGCTCAAGACATCGTGGGTGCGTTGGGCAAACAACGCGTGATTGTAGCCGAAGGTGTAACCGGCGAATTCGCGGGGATTTCCAACGACGCGAGTCTGCTTTACCGCTTCACCATTTTGCAGGAACAGATCAGCGCCCACCACGGTTGTGCCCGCTTGAACCAGTTTTCGCACGGCGGGGTTCACGCTGCCGTCGTCACTGTAAACGGCGGACTTGCCGGAATCATCGATCCAGATCACAACGCGGCCACTGGGGTGTTTCGGGCATAGCCAGACGACGTTCACTTCTTCGCCGTGTGTCTGGTTCAGTAGCGTGCCGGTGTGTTGCACGTAGTCGCCGCGATCCTGCTCGTGTTGTGGTGCCCACTGCACGTCGCCTGCGTTGGCGTAGGTGCGACCGATGATCACTTCCGCGGCCGGAAGGATAACGGTTTTCAAGCCTTCCGGTGTCGAAGCGGCGGCACTGAGTTGCTGCTCGGCGTCCTCGGTGAACCACGCCAGCAAGTTGCGTTCGAAATCGGGATCAGCGGCCTTGGGGGCGGGATGCTGGTCGTTCCAGACGGTGAGCTGCACGGGCGGCAGCGGGTCGAAATCGTGCTCGATCACCGGAGCTTGAAAACCAAGTTTGAAATGTTTATTCAGGAAGGTGTAGAAGGCCGAGCGAGTGACCGCGTTGTAATTGTGCGGGAAGTGTTCGCCCCGTTTCAAAAAGACGTCGCCCTGCTTGCCGTACGCCGCGTAGAGCTGTTGTAACTCGGGAAATCCCTTGGTGGCCAATTCCTTGGTCCAGTCGTCCGCAGTGTTCATGCCTTGCGGCCGAGGCGCTGCCAAGGCGGCAAATTCGATATTGCCGGTATTCACACGCAACAGACTTGCGTTTTCGCACGTGCAGCCCCCCTGCATCGCAGTGCTGACCATGACGACCGGAAATGACAGTTTGATGCGGTCATCGATCGCCGCCAAAATCATCGTCTGTGTACCGCCGCCGCTCGCACCGGTAACGGCGACACGCTGCGGATCGACCTCGGGCAAACTGAGCAGAAAGTCGAGTCCACGTACGGCGTTCAGTGTTTGCAGCCCCATCACGTTCTGGCAATGAGCCTCGGCTTGCGGGCTGAACAGGCCCCAGTGTTTTGTCTTGTTCATCTCCGGACGCTGTTTCGCAAAACCGTGGACAAGCTCACGCGAGAGCTGAATCGAATCGGAATCGCCGAGCATGTCCCACTGCCAAACCACGCATCCCATCAGGGCCAATTGGCGACATTGCGATTGGTAGGTGCTGCGTCCGGCCCGCTCAAACCGCTCGGCACCATCGGCGATTAGACTGCGTAACCTGTTTTCGGGCGTCATGTCCAAACGCGCATCCTTGTGGTGGCCATGCGCCAGCATGACTCCTGGCACCTTGCCCTCGATGTTGGTCGGACGGTACAGATTACCTGTTACAAAGAAACCAGGGGCGCTCTCGAAATAGACCTTCTCGACTGTGTACCCATCACGCTGGATCTTGCCGTGAACGACTGGATTGAGAGGTGTCTTGGTCGGCATCGGCCAGAGCCCGGTCGCCACGAGAATTTGCCGCCGTACGTATTGTTTGCGTGTCTCCCACTGCTCGAGCGATGCCGGTGGATCGAAGGGGAAGTAGCCATTCAGATCCTTGAGCGGCTGATGGCGGACGTCTTCGGCGGACACGGACACCGAACCAAACACTGCCGCAGCGGAGCACAGCAGAAGGGCAAACGCGATGAAATTTTTCATAGGGTGGGGCGCGAAGAAAGGGGACTCGTCAGCAGAGGCTGGACCGATCGAGAGGCGGGAGTCCTTTCAAGGCTACACCCCAGCAGTGGTGACTGCAAGCGAATCGACACGATGGCAGCCACCCGTCTAGGGAATTGGGAAGGTGCAGCTGGAAAGGTAGCTGGCACCTTCTGCGTCCTTCTGTCCTTCTCTTGATTCGCTAACGTCCAACGCGATCACAGAGGGGATGAAGATGGGGATCGAGAAATCGGCTGGCTATGGCAGCACGATCGTTTGTTCGCTCAGGATCGGATCGGCTGATCGATCTAGGGCAGCGTGGATCGACGCTTTAAAAATGCCTGAGGTGGATTCGGGCAGTTGGAAACGCAACTCACGTGACTCCTTCGGCAGCAACCACGCGTGATAGCCAGCCTCGCAAATCAACGGTGCCTCGTTGCCGCGAGTGAGCGTCACGATCAGATGCGGGGTTAGATGACGCGTGCCATGATTGGTGATTGGCAGTATCACGATTCGCGGATCGTGCTCGCTGACTTGGATCTTCCCGATCGCGACACTCGGATCGTGCGAACGATCGTCATTTAACATCGCCACGGGAACTTTCAGGGCGGCTGGGTTTGCCGCGGCTTCTGATTCGGCGTATAGAATCAGCTCGGCATACTTGTCCAGTTTGTCACCGGCGTGTCCGTTCATGGTGACCATCACTTTGCGCTGCGTGCGGGGAGCCAATTGAACTCGATCGGGCCGCACCCGCAGCCAGGAGACCTCGTCACCATCACGATCTTGCGTGACCAGCCGAATCGACACTGGTTTGTCCCCCTGGTTTTTCAGCGATAGCGGTACCAGCCGATTTCCACCGCGAAGCGTCGACAATTCGATGGCCGATGTGTGAACCTGGATCGACTTCAACACGCGTCCTACCACGCTGCGTTGGGCTTGAAAGTCGTATCGGCCAACGTGAACAGGAAACACTTGCTGAGTAACATCGCCACGGTCGTCCGAGACATCGATTTGTAGTTGATAATCGCCGGGGAACACCGGTTCGGGCAGCGCTGCCGCCAAAGTTACCTCGCTGCGAGGCAACACGGTGAGTTCAAATCGTTTCGGTACGGGCTGATGCAGTCGCGACTCCAATCCGAGCGGCACGTCGTTGATGACGACGTTGTTGGACGAATCGAGCAGGCGAGCGTTCGCGTGAAGCCGTCGCCCCGCGTCGTGCGGATTCCACAGCAACGCATTGACGTGAGCAAAACCATCGCGATCGACCAGCCCACCGGTGGTCAGACGAATTTCGCCTTGGCCTGCATTGGCGCGGCGAATGTCGGCCTCCAGACGCAATAGATAACGCGTGACGAATCGCACGCCGAGTTGTCGCGAGGTCGTTTTTTGGGAAAGCGGTTCTTCGCTGCGATCGGTCACCAACAGCCCGACGCTGACAAATTGACCGCTGTCCCGTGGTAGCGTCCAGGTTCCTTCGATCTCTTGGACCTCGCCCTGGTGTAGTCGCAGTTCGGTGGACGTCAACAGACGTACCGAGTCGGTGTCTTGCAGGTCTTCGGCGGCGGTGACTTTGCCATCACGATGCTGCACCAACGAGACCGGTTGAACCGAAAAGTCGATCGGCGTTTCGCCCCCGTGAAGCTCGAATTTAAAGCGAACGGTTTGTCCTGGTATCGCTTGGCACTGGAAAGCGAGCGGATCAATTCGGAACGTCGGGCGAAACCGCGCCTCGGCGTTGATCCTGGCAATCCGCTGCGACGGCGACTCACCATTGGCCGCTGTCGTCACCATAGCGAATAGCATTAGGATCAAAATTCGTCGGACAAAGCGTTTCATCCCCATAGGGTTCATCCTGATAAACGATTCGTGGTGAAATAAAGATGGCCACTTCGGCTTCCTGTTCGCGCCGTTCGATACGTTGGAATAGCCGTCCCATGTAGGGGACGTCGCCCAAGAATGGCAACTTGTTGACTTGGTCGACCTTTTGACGCTGAGTCAAGCCTCCGATCACAATCGTTTGTCCATCCATCACGTGGACGGATGTCGAGACACGGCGGCGATTGATCACGGGGAATTGGTCGTAGGCGTTCGCTTGGGTTTCGTCGCTGCGAATGTCCTCGCTGACCTCGGCGCGGTCGATGTGGATGGTGACATGCGGAGCGCGAATCTCTGGGGTCAACTCCAGCATGATGCCCGAATCCACTTTTTGGATGTCTTGTCGATAAAAGACTCCGTTGCCACTCGGCTGGACACTGAAAAAACTTTCGCGGCCGATATGAATTTCGGCCTTCTTACCGTCTTCGGTCGTGACCCGAGGTGCGGCACGGATTTTGACATGACCTTTTTGTTCGAGAGCACGAAGCAGCGCGCTCGTGAAACGAAAGTCGTTTAATTGAGAATTAAATCCCGCCGGTCCGTACTGGCCCGCCACCCCAAGTCCATCGAGCGTGAACGAACCTGCATTGATACCGTCAAGCTTCATCCCCTGATGGACGTCGAACCCGAAACGGTAATTCGTCTCGGGACTGTAAACGCAAACCAATGCTTCCAAGATGACTTGAGGCACGACTTTGTCGGTCTCTTCCAGCTCACGCAGGATCTGGTGTGCGGTGATCGGAGGCGCTTCGATCGCTAGCTTTCCTCCCTGTCCCATCACACGAACAAATTGTAAGTGTCGTTCGGGAAGTTGTGATTTCAATGATTCGGGTGTGCGATGCCGAGCTTCGTAGATGTATCTTTCTGCCAAAAATGGAAACAATGCCGACCCAGGTTCGGGAAGGCCGACATAGTACTCGTCGCCGTCTTGACGCCATCGGTATCCCAGCGGCAGCAGGATCTTGCGTAGGGCGCGTTCAAAATCCTCGTCTTCGATCACCGCGGTTACCGATCCTCGTACTTGATCGTCAATGATCACCGACATTCCCGCCTGCTCGGCCAGCGATTGAATCGCTTGGCGAACATCGGTTTCGACAAAGGCATCGTTTAACAGTGGCGTCGGTTGACTCAGCAGAGGCGATTGGTGATTGCCGTCGATCGGCTGAGGCTCGTACACTTCGTCCGCCATATCTCCATAGCTTGCCATGACCACCTGCGGTTCTTTTGAGGTGTCATCAGATGCGGTCACATGCCCAGCACTCTGGTGAGTGGACGCAGCACGATTTCCTTTTGAGATCGTTGGCCCCAGCGACGTGATACGCGATTTATTTTCCGGCAACGCATATCCGACGGGTGTCGACTCGATCAACGACTCGCGTTGCTTCGCATGATAGGCCACCGTGTTCGGTTTGCGCAGGGCTGTCGCAGGCAAGTTGAAAAACGGATCGGCAAGCACGGATTGGCTGTGCAGTTGGATCTCGTTTCGCGTTTGCTTTGTCTGGCATCCGCTAGTCGCGATGGCTGCGACCAGTGTGATGAACGCAATCGATGGTGCGATGTTCATGATACGCACGTCATTGGTTTCGACAGCTTGATAGTGAGGTTGAGATGCGAATCGCGGCAATCGTCTGCAAACGAAGTGATTAGTTTGCGGTGATTGTGGCGTAAACGGTCGTGCAGTAGGTTCCGGGCACCAGCGTGGCGACCGAACCGCTGTCCATCGACACGGTCAACTGTAACTCGACGTTTCCTGGTCCCGACGAACTCGCTTGCACTTGCGAACTCAAGTCAGGAACAAGGTTTGTGATATCGGATTGGTCCGAGACCACGTCGACAGCCCATCCTGCTTCGGTGTCAGAGGATGCAATCGCGAGATCAAGCTTCACATCGCGTGCAATCAGCGGCAGCGTGTCGTGTACGAATCCGGTGATCGTGGCAAAGGTGACGGTGGCACCGTCGCCATCATTGCAAACGGCAGAAAAGGTTTGCGGCGCAAACGACTTGATCCCCGCCGTCCCATCATGATTCAGGCTGATGGGACCGTTGGGTGCCAAGATGGCGAGCGCATTTTGGACGTTCACGCAAAAGTCGATCGACGCCGAAGTCTGTGCCTGTGCCTGTGTCCCGATGCCTATGCTGAGCCCTAACAGGACCAGCGTCCTCACTGCCGTATGCATAAATTGCCCCTATGCAAACCGATGCGAATAACTCGATGATGACAAGCCGCTACGCTTTAGCGAACATTGCTTCCGTTCCAGTAAGCTATGTTTCGCCCCTCAGAAGGTTGTCACCCTTGTGGGATCGGATTTCCGTTGCGGTCAACCGCAGAAATTTTTTGCTTCGCGAGCAAATACGCTGCATTCATTTGCACCAACCGAGGCAAGCGGTTGTGGGGTACACATTCTTTGTTAAGACTCGCGAATTGGCGGGATTCCGCAGTCCCCTCTGCCGCGAGGGGGATGCTTATGGTGTGCGTGAAGTGAGGTGCGTGCAATGAATTGTTGCTCAATCTCAATCGGGTTCCTCAGTACGTGAAAGCGGTCATTTCCCACATGGGCGCTGGATAAGTCTATACTGTTCATTCTCACCCCCCGATCCCACCACTTGATTGAAGGATGGTTTGATGAACCGTAAGCCCCCATTAAAGCCGACACGCCGCGAATTCTTGTCCACAACCTCCGCAATTGGCGGATCGTTGATCATCATGGGAACCAAAGCCACAGCGGGTATTAAAGGCGCTAACGACCGTGTGCGAATCGCGGTCGCGGGGCTGAACGGTCGTGGTCAAAGCCATATCGACGGATGGATGAAAGCGGACAACGTCGAGATTGCGTATGCCATCGATCCTGCAGAGAACGTGCTACAGAAGCGATTGGGCTCGATCGAGAAAAAGGCCGACGGCAAGTTTACGACCAAGGGAGTGGCCGATTTTCGCGACGCACTTGACGACAAGTCGCTCGACGCGATCTCGGTTGCCACCCCCAACCATTGGCACTCGCTGATCACAATTCGTGCGGCTCAAGCAGGTAAACACGTCTACGTCGAAAAGCCAATGAGCCATGATGTCGCCGAAGGCCGCGTGGCGGTCGAAGCTCAGAAGAAATATGGCGTTGTAATTCAGCACGGAACGCAGCGCCGCAGCGATGCGGGGGTGGCGGGGCTGCACGAAGCACTCAAATCAGGAGAGCTTCCGCGATTGAAGATTGCCTATGGTTACTGCTGCAAGCCTCGAGGTGGAATTGGATCCAAATCCCCCGGCACTCCGCCGTCGAATTTGAACTGGGATCTTTGGAAGGGGCCTGCCGTGATCGACCAATATCACGCCA
The nucleotide sequence above comes from Novipirellula caenicola. Encoded proteins:
- a CDS encoding neutral/alkaline non-lysosomal ceramidase N-terminal domain-containing protein translates to MSRSRLIATTIILLLTAVAQGAESTWKAGAAKVAITPEEPMWMAGYASRTQPADGKLTELWAKALVMEDHAGIRGVVLTLDLVGIDRTLSRTICDALKEHYGLQREQIVICTSHTHSGPVVGQNLAPLHYLLFTESQQQAVDRWGATFRQQVVAVVGDAIGKLAPSHLTWGSGTATFAVNRRENPSATVPQLRSEGKLRGPSDHDVPVLAVHDADENLTAVLFGYACHATTLSGYQWSGDYPGYAQIELENKHPGCVALFFAGCGADQNPLPRRTVTLAQHYGQRLATAVDSVLMTSRMHPVEGPLQTKYAEIDLALDTLPTRVEIELNSKSDNRYEVARAQMLLEQIDSGVPLSPTYPYPVSAWSIGDDLQFVTLGGEVVVDYAIRLKSELAGTRTWVAGYANDVMAYIPSRRVLAEGGYEGGGSMVYYGLPTVWSPEIETDIINEVHRLIEADEESATNQGPINASATPDRR
- a CDS encoding DUF1080 domain-containing protein, which translates into the protein MRKLFAAAMMIAFLTPCGLTASAADVEDGFTSLFNGNDLAGWVKRGGSAEYEVEDGTIVGKCIPNTPGNTFLCSEKEFGNFILKLQYKFIESGNSGVQFRSAARQQGDGERVYGYQYEIRPGGDATGRIYDEGRRGHKFGIIWLDAHTPQDRLDAARASCKEGEWNELEIQCVGPSIKTWLNGNLVVDMFDSFTMKGFIGLQIHSGKSGSVAWKNIRVKDLGESKWESFFVKDDDGNYKLADAKFVLPEEWSFTDEGVLHGVHSKSQGKDGLVISNKNYDDFIARVTYRMHGGNSALYFRAEETSAPWVLRGFQNEIANNGKDSALWHTAGIVDGKKIPGRGWVVTNDELVEKVRNKDDQWNTTCTAAYGDRLVQTLNGFCTSDIIDEASEKTGKLGLQMHGGTDCEMFFKDFEVMPITDDMKKLIERK
- a CDS encoding alpha/beta hydrolase family protein — translated: MKNFIAFALLLCSAAAVFGSVSVSAEDVRHQPLKDLNGYFPFDPPASLEQWETRKQYVRRQILVATGLWPMPTKTPLNPVVHGKIQRDGYTVEKVYFESAPGFFVTGNLYRPTNIEGKVPGVMLAHGHHKDARLDMTPENRLRSLIADGAERFERAGRSTYQSQCRQLALMGCVVWQWDMLGDSDSIQLSRELVHGFAKQRPEMNKTKHWGLFSPQAEAHCQNVMGLQTLNAVRGLDFLLSLPEVDPQRVAVTGASGGGTQTMILAAIDDRIKLSFPVVMVSTAMQGGCTCENASLLRVNTGNIEFAALAAPRPQGMNTADDWTKELATKGFPELQQLYAAYGKQGDVFLKRGEHFPHNYNAVTRSAFYTFLNKHFKLGFQAPVIEHDFDPLPPVQLTVWNDQHPAPKAADPDFERNLLAWFTEDAEQQLSAAASTPEGLKTVILPAAEVIIGRTYANAGDVQWAPQHEQDRGDYVQHTGTLLNQTHGEEVNVVWLCPKHPSGRVVIWIDDSGKSAVYSDDGSVNPAVRKLVQAGTTVVGADLFLQNGEAVKQTRVVGNPREFAGYTFGYNHALFAQRTHDVLSLVRFLRHANSGPCPNRDLKTVAIAGWRDSGPIAAVAGGIAGDAVDRIAIDTQGFRFGQVLDYRDPMFLPGGAKYLDLPGLIALHAPRPLWLAGEGSQPELISTAYHAASETNALVTFTGEAAQQQAAASEWLLK
- a CDS encoding type II and III secretion system protein, producing the protein MNIAPSIAFITLVAAIATSGCQTKQTRNEIQLHSQSVLADPFFNLPATALRKPNTVAYHAKQRESLIESTPVGYALPENKSRITSLGPTISKGNRAASTHQSAGHVTASDDTSKEPQVVMASYGDMADEVYEPQPIDGNHQSPLLSQPTPLLNDAFVETDVRQAIQSLAEQAGMSVIIDDQVRGSVTAVIEDEDFERALRKILLPLGYRWRQDGDEYYVGLPEPGSALFPFLAERYIYEARHRTPESLKSQLPERHLQFVRVMGQGGKLAIEAPPITAHQILRELEETDKVVPQVILEALVCVYSPETNYRFGFDVHQGMKLDGINAGSFTLDGLGVAGQYGPAGFNSQLNDFRFTSALLRALEQKGHVKIRAAPRVTTEDGKKAEIHIGRESFFSVQPSGNGVFYRQDIQKVDSGIMLELTPEIRAPHVTIHIDRAEVSEDIRSDETQANAYDQFPVINRRRVSTSVHVMDGQTIVIGGLTQRQKVDQVNKLPFLGDVPYMGRLFQRIERREQEAEVAIFISPRIVYQDEPYGDETLCPTNFDPNAIRYGDDSGQW